Proteins from a single region of Chanodichthys erythropterus isolate Z2021 chromosome 13, ASM2448905v1, whole genome shotgun sequence:
- the LOC137033638 gene encoding gamma-crystallin M2-like produces MMGKVTFYEDRNFQGRSYECMGDSGDFSSYMSRCHSCRVESGCWMMYDHPNYMGNGYFFRRGEYADYMSMFGMNNCIRSCRMIPMYRGSYRMRIYERDNFMGQMYEMMDDCDNIMDRYRMSHCQSCHVMDGHWLMYEQPHYRGRMWYFRPGEYRSFSNMGGMRFMSMRRIMDSWY; encoded by the exons ATGATGGGCAAG GTCACCTTCTACGAGGACAGGAACTTCCAGGGTCGCTCTTATGAGTGTATGGGTGACTCTGGTGACTTTTCCTCCTACATGAGCCGCTGTCACTCTTGCAGAGTGGAGAGCGGATGCTGGATGATGTATGATCATCCCAACTACATGGGAAATGGGTATTTCTTCAGGAGGGGTGAATACGCAGATTACATGTCTATGTTTGGAATGAACAACTGCATCAGGTCCTGCCGTATGATCCCCATG TACAGGGGATCCTACAGAATGAGGATCTACGAGAGGGATAACTTCATGGGTCAGATGTACGAGATGATGGATGACTGTGACAACATCATGGACCGTTACCGCATGTCTCACTGCCAATCTTGTCATGTGATGGACGGCCACTGGCTCATGTATGAGCAGCCCCACTACAGAGGCAGGATGTGGTACTTCAGGCCTGGAGAGTACAGGAGCTTCAGCAATATGGGTGGCATGAGATTCATGAGCATGAGGCGTATCATGGATTCCTGGTACTAG